The following are encoded in a window of Mycoplasma anserisalpingitidis genomic DNA:
- the ftsH gene encoding ATP-dependent zinc metalloprotease FtsH — MKNNKPNQRKIWGYSILAILLLGIAAWILLDLLKFSAYRDSTFGELIKHLEEIVRVGVSDKNKIKNIVYDPSTNLTTWTYIKDGVELHYRAGGALQSYISIFNGHNFNGLSFTDLLYEASNKTFDISQAVPKQTPTIVGWFIALLPTILIVGIVGFSIWSMFKMNSGAGGSGILGDKSPAQKIISDKKFKDVAGNQEPIEEIKEIVDYLKNPKKYKDSGARMPHGILLGGPPGTGKTLIAKATAGEANVPFYYISASSFVEMFVGLGAKRVRQVVAEARKNPAAIIFIDELDAIGRTRGSGIGGGHDEREQTLNQLLVEMDGMESNAGILYIAATNRVDVLDPALTRPGRFDRTITVGLPNVKEREEILKLHAKGKRFDTNVDFKNIAKRTPGYSGAQLENVINEATLLSVRENSNKITLAILDEAIDRVMSGPAKKTRVITKEEQTMVAYHEAGHAVVGIKVPSASKVQKITIVPRGDAGGYNLIIPEEEKYNMTKSELLATIASYMGGRAAESIVYGQENISTGAGSDIDRATNIARKMVTQYGMSDLGPVKYENDEGSPFLGRTLATNSNYSSKIGHEIDLEVRKIISNALELATKTIQENRELLELIKERLLQKETIVSEEIDYIAKNLKLPEDPEDEIVESKDEKVSIDDLIKSVEE, encoded by the coding sequence ATGAAAAATAATAAACCAAACCAAAGAAAAATCTGAGGTTACAGTATATTAGCAATACTTCTTTTAGGGATTGCTGCATGAATTCTATTGGATTTACTAAAGTTTTCAGCTTACAGAGATTCAACTTTTGGTGAATTAATAAAACATCTTGAAGAAATTGTTCGTGTTGGTGTTAGTGATAAAAACAAAATTAAAAATATTGTTTATGATCCATCTACAAATTTAACCACTTGAACATACATTAAAGATGGTGTGGAGTTACATTATAGAGCCGGTGGAGCTCTTCAAAGTTACATTAGTATTTTTAACGGTCATAATTTTAACGGTTTAAGTTTTACTGATTTACTTTACGAAGCATCAAATAAAACTTTTGATATAAGTCAAGCAGTTCCAAAACAAACTCCTACAATTGTTGGTTGATTTATTGCACTTTTACCAACTATATTAATAGTTGGTATAGTTGGGTTTTCGATTTGATCAATGTTTAAAATGAATTCTGGAGCAGGTGGTTCTGGAATTCTTGGCGATAAAAGTCCAGCCCAAAAAATTATTTCTGACAAAAAATTTAAAGATGTTGCTGGTAATCAGGAACCTATTGAAGAAATTAAAGAAATTGTAGATTATTTAAAAAATCCTAAAAAATATAAAGACTCTGGTGCAAGGATGCCTCATGGTATTTTATTAGGTGGTCCTCCAGGTACAGGTAAAACACTTATTGCTAAAGCAACTGCTGGTGAAGCGAATGTTCCTTTTTATTACATTTCAGCATCAAGTTTTGTAGAAATGTTTGTTGGTCTTGGAGCAAAAAGAGTTAGACAAGTTGTTGCTGAAGCTAGAAAAAATCCAGCTGCTATTATTTTTATCGATGAATTAGATGCAATCGGTAGAACAAGAGGAAGTGGTATTGGTGGTGGTCATGATGAACGTGAGCAAACATTGAATCAATTGCTTGTTGAAATGGATGGGATGGAATCGAATGCCGGTATCTTATACATCGCCGCAACAAACCGTGTTGATGTTCTTGATCCTGCTTTAACTCGTCCAGGTAGATTTGACAGAACTATTACTGTTGGATTACCAAATGTTAAAGAACGTGAAGAGATCTTAAAATTACATGCAAAAGGCAAAAGATTTGATACAAATGTTGATTTTAAAAATATTGCTAAAAGAACGCCAGGATATTCTGGTGCTCAATTAGAAAATGTTATTAATGAAGCGACATTATTATCTGTAAGAGAAAACTCAAATAAAATAACATTGGCGATTCTTGATGAAGCTATTGACCGTGTAATGTCAGGACCAGCTAAAAAAACTAGAGTTATTACAAAAGAAGAACAAACTATGGTTGCATATCATGAAGCTGGACATGCTGTCGTTGGTATTAAAGTTCCTTCAGCAAGTAAAGTTCAAAAAATTACTATAGTTCCTCGTGGTGATGCCGGTGGTTATAACTTAATTATTCCTGAGGAAGAAAAATATAACATGACTAAAAGTGAGTTGCTTGCTACTATCGCAAGTTACATGGGTGGTCGTGCTGCTGAATCTATTGTTTATGGACAAGAGAACATTTCTACTGGTGCTGGTAGTGATATTGATAGAGCTACTAATATTGCTAGAAAAATGGTTACACAATATGGTATGAGTGATCTTGGACCAGTTAAGTATGAAAATGACGAGGGTAGTCCATTCCTAGGAAGAACATTAGCAACAAACAGCAACTATAGTTCAAAAATCGGACATGAAATAGACTTAGAAGTAAGAAAAATAATTAGCAATGCTTTAGAATTAGCTACAAAAACAATTCAAGAAAACAGAGAGTTATTAGAACTCATTAAAGAGAGATTACTACAAAAAGAAACTATTGTTTCTGAAGAAATCGATTATATTGCCAAGAATCTTAAATTACCTGAAGATCCTGAAGATGAAATTGTTGAGAGCAAAGATGAAAAAGTAAGTATTGATGATTTAATAAAAAGTGTAGAAGAATAA
- the tilS gene encoding tRNA lysidine(34) synthetase TilS translates to MNSLKQLKNNKLLIAVSGGPDSMFLLYLCNKLDLDIDVAFVNYNQREDSWKDEKIVSDFCSNKNINLHKLILNKSDYVKNNFQDWARKQRYLFFEEIYKKIDADYLLVAHHKDDLIETYFLHKKQNKNKFSCGIKESNFIYSMHIYRPLLYKYFKKQIKVLCDKKNIKYAVDFTNELPKYERNKIRLKFSNFPFFVKNLIVWHIKVKQKLCIKKDNKVNKFYKLWKEKQFDQEYFKNLRFKDSLIYKYINENYKEINLTKMKINSIIDFILSDNRTSKYKLKNDVFIIKIKGKLYLN, encoded by the coding sequence ATGAACAGTCTAAAACAACTTAAAAATAATAAATTATTAATTGCTGTTAGTGGTGGTCCTGATAGCATGTTTTTGTTATATTTATGTAATAAGTTAGATCTTGATATTGATGTAGCATTTGTGAACTATAATCAGCGTGAAGATAGCTGAAAGGATGAAAAAATAGTAAGTGATTTTTGCAGTAATAAAAATATTAATCTTCATAAATTAATATTAAACAAATCAGATTATGTTAAAAACAATTTTCAAGATTGAGCACGCAAACAACGGTATTTATTTTTTGAAGAAATTTACAAAAAAATAGATGCAGATTATTTATTAGTAGCACACCATAAAGATGATTTAATAGAAACTTATTTTTTACATAAAAAACAAAACAAGAATAAATTTTCTTGTGGAATAAAAGAAAGTAATTTTATTTATAGTATGCATATTTATAGACCGCTTTTATATAAATATTTTAAGAAACAAATTAAAGTTTTATGTGATAAAAAAAATATTAAATATGCGGTTGATTTCACAAATGAACTACCTAAGTATGAGAGAAATAAAATTCGTTTAAAGTTTTCAAATTTTCCTTTTTTTGTAAAGAATTTAATTGTTTGACATATTAAAGTGAAGCAAAAACTTTGTATAAAGAAAGATAACAAAGTTAATAAATTTTATAAGTTATGAAAGGAAAAACAATTTGATCAAGAATATTTTAAAAATTTAAGATTTAAAGATAGTTTGATTTATAAATATATTAATGAAAATTATAAAGAAATTAACCTAACTAAAATGAAGATTAATTCAATAATTGACTTCATTTTATCTGATAATAGAACAAGCAAATATAAACTAAAAAATGATGTTTTCATCATTAAAATAAAAGGAAAGTTATATTTAAATTAA
- the pth gene encoding aminoacyl-tRNA hydrolase yields MRLIVGLGNPGKEYELTRHNAGFMVIDKICEKLNVSLNKSRANGEFVKVDDLIIAKPLTYMNNSGDFVANLCSFFKISWDDVLVIHDEKDFKVGQASIKIGGSDAGHNGIKNITQRLGNPNYKRIRIGIGQNPNKELKDHVLGRFSSEELLFLEPVLNLAADAAISFAFNDITTVMNSFNGKLKKRLDEQSKTT; encoded by the coding sequence ATGAGATTAATTGTTGGTTTAGGAAACCCTGGTAAAGAATATGAATTAACAAGACATAACGCAGGGTTTATGGTTATTGATAAAATTTGTGAAAAATTAAACGTTTCACTAAATAAGAGTAGAGCAAATGGTGAATTTGTCAAAGTTGATGATTTAATTATAGCTAAGCCATTAACTTATATGAATAATTCAGGTGATTTTGTTGCTAATCTTTGTTCGTTCTTCAAAATTTCTTGAGATGACGTTTTAGTTATACACGACGAAAAAGACTTCAAAGTAGGACAGGCATCAATCAAAATTGGCGGTAGTGACGCTGGACATAATGGTATAAAAAACATAACTCAAAGATTAGGAAATCCAAACTATAAAAGAATTAGAATTGGAATTGGACAAAATCCAAATAAAGAACTAAAAGATCATGTTCTTGGACGCTTTAGTAGTGAAGAATTATTATTCTTAGAACCAGTGCTTAATTTAGCTGCAGATGCTGCTATTTCATTCGCTTTCAACGACATCACGACTGTAATGAACTCTTTTAATGGTAAGTTAAAAAAGAGGTTAGATGAACAGTCTAAAACAACTTAA
- a CDS encoding DUF4177 domain-containing protein: MADYSDYSTFSTASGQNLPYVVIQVTLKEKFLGTGSGNLSDLEEVINTQAAKGYRLHTISTVNSSSKGLLGGDRIQATMVFERNDIR, translated from the coding sequence ATGGCAGATTATTCAGATTATTCAACATTTTCAACCGCTTCAGGACAAAATTTACCTTATGTTGTTATTCAAGTGACATTAAAAGAAAAATTCCTTGGTACAGGTTCAGGCAACTTAAGCGATTTAGAAGAAGTTATAAATACACAAGCAGCAAAAGGATATAGACTACATACTATTTCTACTGTAAATAGCTCAAGTAAAGGATTGTTGGGTGGAGATAGAATTCAAGCAACAATGGTTTTTGAAAGAAATGATATAAGATAA
- a CDS encoding alpha/beta fold hydrolase encodes MLLRDKINNFEINYYVEEIQNNKPIVLFLHGFADSYRTFIKLFNSNEYNSVAIDFPGCGQSVYNNELKIEDYQNLVEEFINKNFSDKDVFIVSHSLGSASALHALKKNKNVKYCLLIAPFNYLIANNHNHVEIMLNRLLPRTFDNIYESYTSLFYNPSELVKNAAERRAISFETISRQRLNNFEYMVKNQILNKEYNNSIKKLFTQKNYSIISGIEDKFVPINDLKQVVLDNKYINLEMINNCGHATIYEGFDDVKNKILQILKDKKI; translated from the coding sequence ATGCTTTTAAGAGATAAAATAAACAATTTTGAAATAAATTATTATGTTGAGGAAATTCAAAATAATAAACCAATTGTACTTTTCTTGCATGGTTTTGCAGACAGTTATCGAACATTCATAAAACTTTTTAATTCAAATGAATATAATTCTGTAGCTATAGATTTTCCTGGATGTGGACAATCAGTTTACAATAATGAATTAAAAATTGAAGATTACCAAAATTTAGTTGAAGAATTTATAAACAAAAACTTTAGTGATAAAGATGTATTTATTGTTTCTCACTCTTTGGGCTCTGCATCAGCGCTGCATGCGCTTAAAAAAAATAAAAATGTTAAATATTGTTTATTAATAGCTCCTTTTAATTATTTAATAGCAAATAATCATAATCATGTTGAAATAATGCTCAATAGATTATTACCTAGAACTTTTGATAATATTTATGAATCTTACACATCATTATTTTACAATCCAAGTGAATTAGTCAAAAATGCAGCTGAAAGACGTGCGATAAGTTTTGAAACGATTTCAAGACAAAGGCTAAATAATTTTGAATATATGGTTAAAAATCAAATATTAAATAAAGAATATAATAATTCAATTAAAAAATTATTCACTCAAAAAAACTATTCAATTATAAGTGGAATTGAAGACAAGTTTGTACCTATTAATGACTTAAAACAAGTGGTTTTAGATAATAAGTATATTAATTTAGAAATGATAAATAATTGTGGACACGCAACAATTTATGAAGGATTTGATGATGTTAAAAATAAAATTTTGCAAATATTAAAAGACAAAAAAATATAA
- a CDS encoding lipoate--protein ligase, translated as MKIFRIKSTNPYTTLSIEELITSDPEMTGDIFLIYQHDNAVIIGRNQNAYEEIKKDYIEENKIELARRISGGGAVYHDLGNINFSFITDYNKQAGYEKFLKPIISFLNSLGLNAEFHGRNDILCNGAKISGNAQFIKGNRIVSHGTLLFDVDLTKLSNALNPSKLKLESKGIQSIRQRVTNIAKELNYSMKVEEFIEKLMEHFVKNGDGEIAEIPYAKYENKLKEMIEFKKSNEWLYNKNADFQASNAKKFPGGILKIKYNIENNKFKEIVFEGDFLSKLDVNEIIDNFIGLDYSKDAVTNVLTSIKFEEYFGTLQINEILELIFG; from the coding sequence ATGAAAATATTTAGAATAAAATCAACTAACCCTTACACAACTTTAAGCATAGAAGAATTAATTACAAGCGACCCAGAAATGACTGGTGATATCTTTTTAATTTATCAACATGATAACGCTGTAATTATCGGAAGAAATCAAAATGCTTATGAAGAAATAAAAAAAGATTATATTGAAGAAAATAAAATAGAATTAGCAAGAAGAATTAGTGGTGGTGGAGCTGTTTACCACGATTTAGGAAACATTAATTTCTCATTTATTACTGATTACAATAAGCAGGCAGGATATGAAAAATTTTTAAAACCAATTATTAGTTTTTTAAATTCACTGGGGTTAAATGCAGAATTCCATGGTAGAAATGATATTTTATGTAATGGAGCTAAAATAAGTGGTAATGCACAATTTATTAAAGGAAATAGAATAGTATCTCATGGAACTTTATTATTTGATGTGGATTTAACAAAATTATCTAATGCATTAAATCCCTCAAAATTAAAATTAGAATCAAAAGGTATTCAATCAATTCGACAACGGGTAACAAACATAGCAAAAGAACTTAATTATTCAATGAAAGTTGAAGAGTTTATAGAAAAGTTAATGGAACATTTTGTTAAAAATGGAGATGGTGAAATTGCAGAAATTCCATATGCAAAATATGAAAACAAACTAAAAGAGATGATTGAATTCAAAAAATCTAATGAATGACTTTACAACAAAAATGCCGATTTTCAAGCATCAAATGCTAAAAAATTCCCAGGTGGTATTTTAAAAATAAAATACAACATAGAAAACAACAAATTCAAAGAAATCGTTTTTGAGGGTGATTTTTTAAGTAAATTGGACGTTAATGAAATTATAGATAACTTTATTGGTTTAGATTATTCAAAAGATGCCGTTACTAATGTACTAACATCGATTAAATTTGAAGAATATTTCGGAACTCTACAAATTAATGAAATTTTAGAATTGATTTTTGGATAA
- the lepB gene encoding signal peptidase I: MNIFQNHKNKKIILLSVFLIIIFIILISVFFAKFIIIKIDGVSMLPHYKNDSLHLVIKTNNFTNLDDVLINKNGSLIVKKLVGLSGDHIFLSNNKILLNNQDITNYFITDNFITDEINIIVPNNSYFVLGTNLSKSNDSLNFGFLTRESMIGKLLI; encoded by the coding sequence ATGAATATCTTCCAAAATCACAAAAACAAAAAAATAATTTTATTAAGTGTTTTTTTAATCATAATTTTCATCATACTAATATCTGTCTTTTTTGCTAAATTTATAATTATTAAAATTGATGGTGTTTCAATGTTGCCTCATTACAAAAATGATAGCCTTCATCTAGTTATAAAAACTAATAATTTTACAAATTTAGACGATGTATTAATTAACAAAAACGGCTCATTAATAGTTAAAAAATTGGTAGGATTAAGTGGTGATCATATATTCTTATCAAATAATAAAATTTTGCTAAACAATCAAGACATAACTAATTATTTTATTACTGATAATTTTATAACCGATGAAATTAATATTATTGTTCCAAATAATTCATATTTTGTTTTAGGAACAAATTTATCTAAAAGTAATGATAGCTTAAATTTTGGTTTTTTAACAAGAGAATCAATGATAGGTAAACTATTAATTTAA